GGAAGTGAACAGCCTGCAGGACCTGCACAAGGAGCTTCACGCATGAGCAGCACACGTCCCCCGCTTACCAAGAAAGGCGCCGATCGTCTTCGCGCCGAACTCGAGCACCTGAAGGGCCCGAAGCGCAAGGAACTCATCGACGCCGTCGCCGAAGCCCGCGCGCACGGCGACCTCAAGGAAAACGCCGAGTACCATGCCGCCCGCGAGCTGCACGGCTTCAACGAAGGCCGTATCCAGGAACTGGAAGCGGCGTTGTCCAACGCCGAGGTGATCGACACCGAGCGTCTCGGCGCGGGCAAGAAGATCGTGTTCGGTGCCATCGTCGATCTGGTCGACCTCGACTCCGAAGCCGAAGTCACCTACACGATCGTGGGCGACATCGAGGCGGACATCAAACAGAACCTCATCGCCGTGTCCTCGCCGATCGCGCGTGCGCTGATCGGCAAGAGCGAAGGCGACGAGTTCGACTTCACGGCGCCGAACGGGGTGAAGAGCTACGAGATCACCGGGGTTCGGTACAGCTGATCCGTCGGTTTGATGGTGTCATCGAAAACGCCCCTCGTCGAGGGGCGTTTTCGTTTGTGGGTGTCGCGAAAACCGGGCTCAAGGCGCTGGGTTCCTGCCTTCGCAGGAACGACGAGCTAAGAGATTCACCGCCGCGTATCAAGTAATCTCACGTCGTTCCTGCGAAGGCGGGAACCCAGCGTCTTGCGCTCAGGCAGGCGATGCCTCCCCATCGGCTCTGAACCCACCCAGGCCGTTCATGAAACGCGCGAGCTTGTCCGGATTCCTCTGCACATACACCGCGACGATCTTCTCCCCATCGGTTTCGTACGACTGCACCGACTCCAGCACGTCGTCAAAGTAGCGTAGTACCGCCCATTGCCCATTGACCAAGGCCAGCTCGATGCGCAGTTCACGGTCCTTGCGCAGATGCGGTGCGTAGAACAACTGCGCGATACGCGCCCCACCCACCATCGGTTCCGGAAAGGAATTGACCTTGCCGCCGCCATCGCTCATCAGCACCGCGTCGCCGGCGAGCATGTCGCGAATGGCATGGAGATCGCCGCTCGCCAGCGCGCTGGCGAAGCGCCGCATCAGGACAGGATGCCGCTCGCGGGCCGTCACCGTCGAGCGAGGCCGGCCGTCCTGCACTTGCGCCTTCGCGCGATGCACCAGTTGGCGGCAAGCGGCTTCGCTCTTGCCGAGCATGCGGGCGATATCGGCGTAATCGGTGTCGAACACCTCGCGCAGCAGAAAGGCGGCGCGCGCTTCGGGCGCGAGCCGCTCGAGCAGCGTCAGAAAAGCCACGGAGACGTCGCTGGCGAGCTCCTCTAGATCTTCCGGCGTGGTGCCCTCGTCGGTGAGTACCGGTTC
This window of the Luteibacter aegosomatis genome carries:
- a CDS encoding RNA polymerase sigma-70 factor; amino-acid sequence: MSDATATFTALRPRLHGIAYRMLGSVAESEDLVQDIWLSWHGTDPSSIDNAEAWLVAATTRRAIDRLRSARARREHYVGIWLPEPVLTDEGTTPEDLEELASDVSVAFLTLLERLAPEARAAFLLREVFDTDYADIARMLGKSEAACRQLVHRAKAQVQDGRPRSTVTARERHPVLMRRFASALASGDLHAIRDMLAGDAVLMSDGGGKVNSFPEPMVGGARIAQLFYAPHLRKDRELRIELALVNGQWAVLRYFDDVLESVQSYETDGEKIVAVYVQRNPDKLARFMNGLGGFRADGEASPA
- the greA gene encoding transcription elongation factor GreA, translating into MSSTRPPLTKKGADRLRAELEHLKGPKRKELIDAVAEARAHGDLKENAEYHAARELHGFNEGRIQELEAALSNAEVIDTERLGAGKKIVFGAIVDLVDLDSEAEVTYTIVGDIEADIKQNLIAVSSPIARALIGKSEGDEFDFTAPNGVKSYEITGVRYS